In Halosimplex halophilum, the genomic stretch GCAGTCGGGGCACTCGACTTCCTTCCACTCCTCGGCGGCGTCGAGTGGGTTCCCGGTCGTGTGGACGAACTCCGGCAGTTCGACGGGCAGGTCCTCGTCGGGCACCTCGACGAAGCCACACTCCTCGCAGTGGACCATCGGGATCGGCGTGCCCCAGTAGCGCTGGCGGGAGATCCCCCAGTCGCGCAGGCGGTACTCGACGCGGTGCTCGCCGTCGAACACGTCGACGAATTTCTCCCGGGCCTCTTCGCTCGTCAGCCCGTCGTACTCGCCGCTGTTGACGAGCACACCGTCGGGCGTGTAGGCTTCCGCCTGCACGTCCACGCCCTCGGGATCGGTCTCGGCGTCGGGTTTCGGCTCGACGACCTGCTTGATCGGGATGTCGTGTTTCTCGGCGAAGGCGTGGTCGCGCTCGTCGTGGGCGGGGACGGCGTACAGCGCGCCCGTGCCCACGTCCTCCAGCACGTAGTCGGCGACGTAGACCGGGATCTCCTCGCCGGTCGCGGGGTTTTCGGCGTACTCGCCGGTGAACACGCCGGAGGTCTCGTCGACCTCGTCGTCGTCGGCGTGTTCGACCCGCTCGACGTACTCGGCCACGTCGTCGTTCTCCTCGGCGAGTCGCTGGGCGACCTCGTGGCCCGGCGAGAGCGCGAAGAACGTCGCGCCGTGGATGGTGTCCAGACGGGTGGTGAAGATCTCCACGGTGTCGCCGGTCGTGAGGTCGAACTCCACGCTGTCCCCTTCCTGGCGGCCGATCCAGTTGCGCTGCATCTCGCGGACGTTGTTCGGCCACCCCTCCAGGTCGTCCAGCGCTTCCAGCAGTTCCTCGGCGTAGTCGGTGATCGTCAGGAACCACTGGTCCATCTCGCGGTGCTCGATGGGGGTGTCACAGCGCCAGCAGATCTCGGCGCCGCCGGGGCCCTCCTCGACCTGTTCGTCCGCGAGGACGGTCTCGCAGGAGGGACACCAGTTCAGCTCGGCGGCCTGGCGCTCGACGAGCCCCTCCTCGCGGAACCGCTTGAACAGCCACTGGTTCCAGCGGTAGTAGTCGGGCTCGCAGGTGGTGACCTCCCGCTCCCAGTCGTAGCCGAAGCCCATCGCCTTCAGCTGGGTCTTCATCGAGTCGATGCAGTCCATCGTCCAGTCGCGGGGGTTGGTGTCCCGCTCGTTGGCGGCGTTCTCGGCGGGCAGGCCGAACGAGTCCCAGCCCATCGGGTGCAGGACGCTCTCGCCGCGCATCCGCTCGAAGCGGGCGTAGGCGTCCGTGATGGTGTAGTTGCGGACGTGGCCCATGTGCAGATCGCCCGACGTGTAGGGGAACATCGCGAGGACGTACTCGGGGTCCTCGGCGTCGTCGGGGATGCGGAACACACCCTCCTCGTCCCACGTGCGCTGCCAGCGGGGCTCGATCTCCGCGTGGTCGAACCCCCGCTCTCGCTCGCGTTGTTCTCCGGTCCCGGCAGTCATGCGCGTACGTCGGACAGCGACGTTGCTATAGCTTTCCCTTCGCTGGGAGGGAGACACACGGCCGAGGGAGGCGGACTGTCCCCCCGTCGCCCCCGCTGTGGCGGCCACCGTGGTTTTACGTCCGACGGCTCCCACCGTCCGATATGCGCGTCGCTTCCCTCCTGCCGTCGGCCACCGAGATCTGTTACGCCCTCGGGGTCGAACCCGTCGGCGTCTCCCACGAGTGCGACTGGCCGCCCGCGGCCGCCGAGTTACCGACGCTGGACCGCTCGCGGGTCGACCCCGACCAGCCGAGTGCCGCGATCAACGAACAGGTCGCACAGGCCGAGCAGGAACACGGCGGCGTCTACGAGATCGATCTGGACGCGCTCGCCGAAGTCGACCCCGACGTGGTGGTCACCCAGGGCGTCTGCGACGTGTGCGCCGTCGACACGCTCCTCGTCGAGGAGGCCATCGCCGAGGCGGGCGTCGACGCCGAGGTGCTCACGACCGACGTGCACAGCCTCGACGACCTCTACGCCGACATCGAGCGCTTCGGCGACGTGTTCGACCGCGAGCCGCGGGCCGACGAACTGGTCGCGGACCTCCGGAAACGGGTCGCGGCCGTCCGCGAGCGGACGGAGGGGATCCCCGCCGAGGACCGGCCGAGCGTCGCCGTCTTCGACTGGCTCGACCCCGTCATGGTCGCCGGCCACTGGATGCCCGAACTCGTCGCGGCGGCGGGCGGCACGTACCCGATGGCCGACACCGGCGACCGCTCGACGCCCCGCGAGTGGGCGAGCGTCCGGGAGGCCGACCCCGACGCCGTCGTCGCCGCGCCGTGCGGGTTCGGGCTCGACCAGACGCTCGACAGCGCCGGCGAACTGACCGCCAGGCCGGGGTTCGCGGATCTGTCCGCCGCCGAGTCCGGCCGCGTCTACGCGATGGACGGCCACTACTACGTGAACCGGCCCGGCCCCAGGCTGGTCGACACGCTGGAACACCTCGCCGGCCTCCTGCACCCCGACCGGTTCGACGCTCCGCCCGAGGACGTGGCGCGCGAACTGCCCGTCGACGCGGCGAAGCGGGAAGAACCGGCGGCGTAGACGCTGCGGGGGAGCCGTAGCGAGAACGGCCCCCCTGCGCGGCGGGGTCGCCGGGCGGCGACTCAGCCCAGCGACACGGAGCTGACGGACTGGGACCGTTCGGCGTCCCAGAACTCCAGCCGTTCGGCGGTCCACTCGACGGGGTCGAAGGGGGTGTCCCGGAGGCCCGCGGCCCGCTCGACGGAGCCGCCCCGGGCCACCGTGACGTGGGGGACGTAGTCGTCGCCCTCCACGTCGTCGACGGGGTCGAAGCGCTCGCAGAGCCGCCGGTGCAGGTCGACGAGGCCGGGGCTCTCGACGGCGAGGTAGACGACGGGCCCCTCGCCGCGGGGTACGTCGGTGAAGACGTCGACGCCGGTGACCCGCACCTCGAAGGGGGGTTCGCCGCGGAGGGCTTCGCGGGCGCGGGCTTCGAGTTCGTGGTAGCGGGCGGCGTCGCCGCGGCCGAGGCGCTTGGCGACGAGGGTGTGCTCGCCGCGCTGGCGAAGGTCGGCGGTCCCGAGGCGGGTCCCCAGGTCGCGGGCGAGGGCGGCGACCGTCCCGGGCACGGGGACGTTCAGGCTGTACACGCACGTCAGGAGGGGCCAGCGGCCGAAAAGGCCGTCGCTCGCGGGCGGCGATACGTTCCGGCCGCTCGCGGGCCGCGGCCCGCTCAGATCCGGTCGAGCAGCCAGAGGACGATCAGCGCGGCGATGACGAGGCCGACGACCGGCTGTAGCGCGCCCAGCAGCAGGTCCGTGAGGGCGTCGAGGACCTCCAGCGCGAGCCAGACGACGACGAGCACGAGCACGACCTTCAGCAGCGTCTCGACCTCGATGTCCGCCCGTGTGTCCATGGGCGCCCGGTGGCGAGCGACCGGCAAGTGTCTTCGGGAACCTGTCGCTCGAACCGAACGCGCGGGCGACCACGAAAGACTTTCCGCGGTTCGCTCCGACGCGAGTGACGATGAGAGACGCGTCGCGGGGGGCCGTGGTGTCAGTCGCCGTCGCGCTGCTGTGTCTGTCGGCAGTCGGGCCTGCCGTCGGGGCCGCCGGCGAGCGGGGGTACCCCTCGCTGACCGACCGGGGTATCGCGGCCCAGGCGGAGCCGCCGCCGGCCTTCCAGTCGGCGGTCGACCCGGACGTGGTGGTGATGCGCGCGACCGTCGACGAGAACGGCACCGCGGCGTGGACCGTCGAGTTCCGGGTGCGACTGGACGACGAGAACACGACCGAGGCCTTCGAGTCGGTCCGGGCGGACGTGCGCGAGAACCCGTCGTCGTTCACGGACCAGTTCGCGACGGGCATGCGCCGGACGGTCGCCAGCGCCGAGAACCGGACCGGTCGCGAGATGGCGCTGGAGGGCGTCCGCGTCGCCGCGACCAGGGAGCAACTCCCCCAGGAGTACGGCGTCCTGACCTACCGGTTCACGTGGACGAACTTCGCGGCGACCGACGGCGACCGGCTGCGGATCGGCGACTCGCTGTCGGGCTTTTTCCTCGACGGCGAGTCCTCGCTCGTGCTCGGGTGGCCGGCCGGCTACGAGCCGGAGTCGGTGACGCCCGACCCCGACGAGACCGGCAACGGGTCGGCCACCTGGCGCGGCCCCGCCGACTTCGGGTCGAACGAGCCGCGAGTGGTCGCCGCGCCCGCCGGGGGCGGTCCGCCGACGGCCGCGGTCGCCGCGGCGCTGCTCCTGCTCGTCGCCGCGGCCGGCGCCGTCGGGTGGCTCTACCGCTCGCGCGACGGGGTCCCGATCGGCGGCGCGACCGGGACCGACCCGTCGAGCGGAGCGAGCGGGGCAGCGGCGGACCAGAACGGGGCCGCCGACGGGGCGGGCGACGCCGCCGAGGAGACCGACGACGGCGAGGCGGCCGACGACAGCGACGAACCCCCGGCGGAACTGCTGAGCAACGAGGAGCGGGTGATCCGGCTGGTCGAGGACAACGGCGGGCGGATCAAACAGCAGCAGATCGCGAGCGAGTTCGACTGGACCGACGCGAAGACCAGCCAGGTCGTCGGCACCCTCCGCGAGGAGGACGCCGTCGAGACGTTCCGCATCGGCCGCGAGAACGTCGTCGCCCTGCCCGAGGAGAGCGACTTGTAGCTTTCGGTCTTTCACGCCGATGCTATCGGGATCGGGGAGGAGTACCGGGGGACGGCGGCGGGACGACCGACGGCGGTAATCCGGCTTGATCGGGATTGAACCGGGTTGAAAGTCGAGGAGTTATATGGGGCCGTCGGCACAAGGGGACAACGATGGCCGAAGTATCGCCCGCCGTGGCGGCGCTCGTGGTGGTCCTCGGAGCCGTGGGTGGCGTGCCGGTCGCGGCGCTGACGGACGCGGGGGCCGGGGCACAGCAGGCCACGGCGGAGGGAACGGGCAACGACTCGCTGGCGCCGGGCGAGCGGTTCGCGGGCGTGGTCGGCGTCGAGGCGGTCGAGTTCGAGAGCGAGGTCGAGGCGCGGGCGTTCGGGCAGCGGGTCGCCGCGGCGCGCTCGAACGAGTCGGCGGCGGCGGTGGTCGCCGCCGAGGTCGACGACCTGGCGGCGCGGCTGGACGCGCTCGACGAACGGGCGGCGGAACTGCGCCGCGCTCACGAGAACGGCACGCTGAGCGAGGGGGAGTTCCGGGCGCGCATCGCGGCCGTCCACGCCAACCAGCGGGCGCTCCAGCGGCAGATCAACCGGACCGACTCCGTCGCCCGGCGACTGCCGGACGCGGCGCTGGAGGCCCGCGGTATCGACCCCGGCGCGATCGAGCGGCTCCGCTCGCAGGCCGCCGAGTTGAGCGGCCCGGAGGTGGCCGCCATCGCGCGGACGATCGCCGGACGGAATGCCGGATCCGGCCTCGGTGGGCCGCCCCCCTTCGTCGAGAACCGCACGGGGCCGCCGGACGGGACCGGCCCGCCGGACGACGCTGGCCCGCGAGACGACGGCGGGCCACCTGACGACGCCGGTCCACCTGACGACACGGGACCGCCGGGGCGCACGGAGACGCCCGAGGAAGCGAACGAACGGGACGACGACGACCGGTCTGACAGAGACGACACGCCCTCGACTGCGTCTCCCACGCCGACTGTGACTCCGACGCCGACGGCATCCCCGACCCCGACCGCGCCCCCCACGCCGACACCAACACCGACAGTTACCGACACGCCGGATCCGACGGACGCGCCGGATACACCGGATCCGACGGACGCGCCGGACACGCCGGATCCGACGGACGCGCCGGATACACCGGATCCGACGGACGCGCCGGACACGCCGGACCCGACCGATGCGCCGGATTCATCGGGCGGGACGGCGAGCCCCACTCCGACGCCGTCGCCCACCCCCACTCTGACTCCGACTGCTACCCCGACACCGACCGCTACACTCACACCGACTGCTACACCCTCACCGACTGCTACCCCGACACCGACTGCTACCCCGACACCGACTGCTACACCCACAGCGACTCCGACGACCGTCCCGACGCCGACGGCCACGCCGACTTCGACCCCGACGGGGGACCAGAACGACACGCCGGACCCGACGGACCCGCCCGACACCTCGGATCCGACGGACGCGCCGGATACGGCGGATCCGACGGACGCGCCGGATACGGCGGATCCGACCGACGCGCCCGATAGCCTGGGCGGGGGCTGGCCGGCGGGGACGTCCGGCGGGGGCGGCGGGGGTCTGCCCGCCGGCGTCTCGCTCGTGGCGTCGGTCGAGGCGCCCGCGCACGACCGGGCGGTCGGGGCGACCGACGACGCCGAGGGGGACGATGTCGAAGGGGGCGACGCCGAGGGGGACGGGCCCGACGCGTGAGCCGCGGCCGCGGACGCCTGTGACGGACTCACGGGGCCCACAGCGGCGGTTCGCAACCTTTTAGTAGCGACTTGTCGGTAGTAGCAGATACATGGCTTCGACCCGCGCTCCCGGCGCGCTGACGGCGGCGAGCCGCGGGTCCGCCGACCGACTTTTCGCGCGTCGGACGGCGGCGCCGGCAGGCGTCGACGCCCGACGACCGCGGCGACGACGACCGGGCCGTTAGGCCCGATACTACTCCTCTCCACGTCGCCACGTCTCGTTTCCAACTGCCGCCACCGTCGGGTCCTGGGCGGACATCTCACCCGACAGCGACCACACAACACATGACATCCGACCCATCCGGCACCGTCGCGCTCGCCTTCTCCGGCGGGCTCGACACCACAGTCTGCGTCCCGCTCATCAAAGAAGAGTACGGCTACGACGACGTCATCGGCGTCACCGTCGACGTCGGCCAGCCCGCGAAGGAGTTCGACGAGGCCCGCGAGACCGCCGAGGAACTCGGCCTCGACCACTACGTCGTCGACGCCAAGCAGGAGTTCGCCGACCTCTGCCTGCAGTCCGTCAAGGCCAACGGCTCCTACCAGGGCTATCCCCTCGGGACCGCGCTGGCCCGTCCGGTCATCGCCAACGCGATCCTCGAAGTCGCCGAAGAGCAGGGCTGTACCGCGCTGGCCCACGGCTGCACGGGGAAGGGCAACGACCAGCTCCGCTTCGAGGCCGTCTGGCGCGCCTCCGACCTGGACGTGCTCGCGCCCGTCCGCGAACTCGGCCTGACCCGCGAGTGGGAGAGCGAGTACGCCGAAGAGAAGGGCCTGCCCGTCGAGGGCGGCGACGGCGGCCGCTGGAGCATCGACACCAACCTCTGGAGCCGCTCGGTCGAGGGCTCCGAGCTCGAAGACCCCAACCACGTCCCCGGCGAGGAGATCTACGACTGGACGCAGGCGCCCGGGTCGGCCGAGCCGGAGACCGTCGAGGTCGAGTTCGAGCAGGGCGAGGTCGTCGCCGTCGACGGCGAGGACCAGGACGCCGTTTCGCTCATCGAGGACCTCAACGAGCGCGCCGGCAAGCACGGCGTCGGTCGCTCCGACATCATGGAGGACCGCATGCTCGGGCTGAAAGTCAGGGAGAACTACGAGCACCCCGCGGCGACGGTGCTGCTGACGGCCCACGAGGCCCTGGAGTCGCTCGTCCTGACCCAGGAGGAGCGCGCGTTCAAACAGCAGGTCGACCAGCGCTGGGCCCAGAAGGGCTACGAGGGCCTGGTCGAGGCGCCGCTGACGAAGGCCCTGGAGAGCTTCATCGAGCAGACCCAGCGGAAGGTCACCGGCACGGTGACGGTCAAGCTCGACGGCGGCCAGGCCCGCGCGGTCGGCCGCGACAGCGAGTACGCCGTCTACAGCGAGTCCGCCGCCTCGTTCAACGAGGAGGCGGTGACCGACGACATCGAGCAGAACGACGCCACGGGCGTCGCGAAGTACCACGGCTTCCAGTCCCGGTTGGCCAACCGCGTCGCCGAGAACGTGGCCGCGAAACAGGCGGAGGCCGCCACGGACGGCGGCGAGGACACGGACGAGTGAGATGACCGACGGCGAGGGCACCCTCGGCGCGGACGAGGCGGCCGACGCGAGCGGCGCGGCCGACCAGACCGACGCGACGACCGGCGGGACCGCGGTCCGCCGCGACCGCTTCTCGGGCGGCCCCGCGCGCGGGTTCATGTCCTCGCTGGCCGCCGACCAGCGGATCTTCGAGGCCGACCTGCAGGTCGACCGCGCCCACACGGTGATGCTGGCCGAGCAGGACATCGTCGACGACGAGGACGCCGCGGCCATCCTGGCGGCGCTGGACGACGTGGAGGCGGCGGGCCACGGCGAGTTACCCGACGCCGAGGACGTCCACGAGGCCATCGAAACCGCCGTAATCGAGCGCGTCGGCCCCGAGGGCGGGCGGATGCACACCGCCCGCTCGCGCAACGACGAGGTGGCGACCTGCATCCGGTATCGCCTGCGCTCGGATCTCTTCGAGGCGCTGGAGGCGGTCGTGGGGGCGCGCGAGCAGTTGCTCGACGCGGCCGCCGACCACACCGAGACGCTGCTGCCCGGGTTCACGCACCTGCAGTACGCCCAGCCGGTGACCGTGGCCCACTGGATACTGTCCTACGAGGGGCCGCTGGCCCGCGATACGGAACGGCTGCTCGCGGCGCTGGACACCACGAACCAGTCGCCGCTCGGTGCGGCCGCCTTCGCCGGGACACCGTTCGACGTGGACCGCGAGCGCACCGCCGAACTGCTGGGCTTCGACGGGACGGTCGCGAACTCGATGGACGCCACGTCCTCCCGGGATTTCCTCGTCGAGACGACGGGCGCGCTGACGACGCTGGCGACGACGCTGTCGGGGCTGGCGGAGGATCTCGTGGTCTACAGCGGCCGGGACTACCTGGAGATCAGCGACGACTACGCCTCCACGTCGTCGATCATGCCCCAGAAAAAGAACCCCGACACGCTGGAGATCGTCCGCGCCACGGCCGGGGAGGCCCAGGGGGCGCTCCAGCGGCTGTTGACGACGCTGAAGGGGCTGCCCCGGTCGTACAACATCGACCTGCAGGAGGCGACGCCGCCGGCCTGGACCGCGGTCGATTCGGTGCCGCCCGCGCTGGAGGTGGCGACGGGCGCGCTCACGACCGCCGAGTGGCACGACGAGGTGCTCGAAGCGGAGGCGGCGGCCGGGTTCTCGACGGCGACGGGCGTGGCGGATCGGCTGGCGATGGCGGGGGTGCCCTTCCGGACGGCCCACGAGGTCGTCGCGTCGGTCGCCGAGAACCTCGACCCCGGCCAGGATACCCCGGAGATCGCCGAACTGGAGGCAGCGGCGGAGAGGATCCTGGGCGAACCGCTCACGGCGTACGTCGACGAGGAGGCGCTGGAAGCGACGCTCGACCCCGTCGAGAGCGTGGCGATGCGCGATTCGCCGGGCGGACCCGCCCCCGAGGCCGTGACTGCACAGATCGACGACGCCCGGGAACGCCTCGCGGCCGACGAGGCGGCGGTCGCCGGCCGCCGCGACGCCGTGACCGGCGCGCTCGACGGACTCGAAACGGCGGTGGCCGACTATGTCTGAGGTCGGCCGCCCGGCGGCCCCGTACCGCACGCCCCACCACCGACCGCAGCCGCTCCCACGACCCCCGCGAGGGGAACTACCATATACCTGATACAGTGAACGGACTGTCCACGAAATACGGCACGCGACGCGCTTAGCGGAGCGTACGCGTATACTTCTCGTCTGATAGGTTCGAAGCCTTTAAGTGTATCCCAGCGTGAGTAGGGACTACGATGGCAGAATGCGTCGAGTGCGGGGCGGAGGTAACCCTGCACGACGGCATCGAGATAGGAGAGATCGTCGACTGTGGCACCTGCGGTGCGGAGCTGGAAGTCGTCGACA encodes the following:
- the leuS gene encoding leucine--tRNA ligase, with protein sequence MTAGTGEQRERERGFDHAEIEPRWQRTWDEEGVFRIPDDAEDPEYVLAMFPYTSGDLHMGHVRNYTITDAYARFERMRGESVLHPMGWDSFGLPAENAANERDTNPRDWTMDCIDSMKTQLKAMGFGYDWEREVTTCEPDYYRWNQWLFKRFREEGLVERQAAELNWCPSCETVLADEQVEEGPGGAEICWRCDTPIEHREMDQWFLTITDYAEELLEALDDLEGWPNNVREMQRNWIGRQEGDSVEFDLTTGDTVEIFTTRLDTIHGATFFALSPGHEVAQRLAEENDDVAEYVERVEHADDDEVDETSGVFTGEYAENPATGEEIPVYVADYVLEDVGTGALYAVPAHDERDHAFAEKHDIPIKQVVEPKPDAETDPEGVDVQAEAYTPDGVLVNSGEYDGLTSEEAREKFVDVFDGEHRVEYRLRDWGISRQRYWGTPIPMVHCEECGFVEVPDEDLPVELPEFVHTTGNPLDAAEEWKEVECPDCGGPAKRETDTMDTFVDSSWYFLRYVSPDADEVPFDTERASDWMPVDRYVGGIEHAVMHLLYARFFTKVLDDIDLVDGVREPFTNLTNQGMVLGENGNKMSKSKGNGVSPQRIIDEYGADTARLFIMEAAQPEKEFAWSPEGVRSSYQFLQNVYGLAEEVAESEGGLGAGDAADAAGAVDEDPVAAYVDREIAATAATATAEFEDFRFNHALQATRDVVSLLRRYHEREDADPAVVERGVRTVVKLLGPVAPHVAEEVWERLGGEGLLAEAEWPEADLPADYEVASRLVEDTREDVRDIVDTVGIEDPERITLAVAPEWKTRAHELARESDADNLIGDLMSHDEIREQGDAAADFAQDLQAEREALSDVLAPGAEKAALERAAWLIEEEFDAEVVVRSADEADDDLAGKAAPGRPAINIE
- a CDS encoding ABC transporter substrate-binding protein translates to MRVASLLPSATEICYALGVEPVGVSHECDWPPAAAELPTLDRSRVDPDQPSAAINEQVAQAEQEHGGVYEIDLDALAEVDPDVVVTQGVCDVCAVDTLLVEEAIAEAGVDAEVLTTDVHSLDDLYADIERFGDVFDREPRADELVADLRKRVAAVRERTEGIPAEDRPSVAVFDWLDPVMVAGHWMPELVAAAGGTYPMADTGDRSTPREWASVREADPDAVVAAPCGFGLDQTLDSAGELTARPGFADLSAAESGRVYAMDGHYYVNRPGPRLVDTLEHLAGLLHPDRFDAPPEDVARELPVDAAKREEPAA
- a CDS encoding 2'-5' RNA ligase family protein encodes the protein MYSLNVPVPGTVAALARDLGTRLGTADLRQRGEHTLVAKRLGRGDAARYHELEARAREALRGEPPFEVRVTGVDVFTDVPRGEGPVVYLAVESPGLVDLHRRLCERFDPVDDVEGDDYVPHVTVARGGSVERAAGLRDTPFDPVEWTAERLEFWDAERSQSVSSVSLG
- a CDS encoding DUF7554 family protein, encoding MDTRADIEVETLLKVVLVLVVVWLALEVLDALTDLLLGALQPVVGLVIAALIVLWLLDRI
- a CDS encoding helix-turn-helix transcriptional regulator, yielding MRDASRGAVVSVAVALLCLSAVGPAVGAAGERGYPSLTDRGIAAQAEPPPAFQSAVDPDVVVMRATVDENGTAAWTVEFRVRLDDENTTEAFESVRADVRENPSSFTDQFATGMRRTVASAENRTGREMALEGVRVAATREQLPQEYGVLTYRFTWTNFAATDGDRLRIGDSLSGFFLDGESSLVLGWPAGYEPESVTPDPDETGNGSATWRGPADFGSNEPRVVAAPAGGGPPTAAVAAALLLLVAAAGAVGWLYRSRDGVPIGGATGTDPSSGASGAAADQNGAADGAGDAAEETDDGEAADDSDEPPAELLSNEERVIRLVEDNGGRIKQQQIASEFDWTDAKTSQVVGTLREEDAVETFRIGRENVVALPEESDL
- a CDS encoding DUF7096 domain-containing protein, with protein sequence MAEVSPAVAALVVVLGAVGGVPVAALTDAGAGAQQATAEGTGNDSLAPGERFAGVVGVEAVEFESEVEARAFGQRVAAARSNESAAAVVAAEVDDLAARLDALDERAAELRRAHENGTLSEGEFRARIAAVHANQRALQRQINRTDSVARRLPDAALEARGIDPGAIERLRSQAAELSGPEVAAIARTIAGRNAGSGLGGPPPFVENRTGPPDGTGPPDDAGPRDDGGPPDDAGPPDDTGPPGRTETPEEANERDDDDRSDRDDTPSTASPTPTVTPTPTASPTPTAPPTPTPTPTVTDTPDPTDAPDTPDPTDAPDTPDPTDAPDTPDPTDAPDTPDPTDAPDSSGGTASPTPTPSPTPTLTPTATPTPTATLTPTATPSPTATPTPTATPTPTATPTATPTTVPTPTATPTSTPTGDQNDTPDPTDPPDTSDPTDAPDTADPTDAPDTADPTDAPDSLGGGWPAGTSGGGGGGLPAGVSLVASVEAPAHDRAVGATDDAEGDDVEGGDAEGDGPDA
- a CDS encoding argininosuccinate synthase; the encoded protein is MTSDPSGTVALAFSGGLDTTVCVPLIKEEYGYDDVIGVTVDVGQPAKEFDEARETAEELGLDHYVVDAKQEFADLCLQSVKANGSYQGYPLGTALARPVIANAILEVAEEQGCTALAHGCTGKGNDQLRFEAVWRASDLDVLAPVRELGLTREWESEYAEEKGLPVEGGDGGRWSIDTNLWSRSVEGSELEDPNHVPGEEIYDWTQAPGSAEPETVEVEFEQGEVVAVDGEDQDAVSLIEDLNERAGKHGVGRSDIMEDRMLGLKVRENYEHPAATVLLTAHEALESLVLTQEERAFKQQVDQRWAQKGYEGLVEAPLTKALESFIEQTQRKVTGTVTVKLDGGQARAVGRDSEYAVYSESAASFNEEAVTDDIEQNDATGVAKYHGFQSRLANRVAENVAAKQAEAATDGGEDTDE
- the argH gene encoding argininosuccinate lyase, encoding MTDGEGTLGADEAADASGAADQTDATTGGTAVRRDRFSGGPARGFMSSLAADQRIFEADLQVDRAHTVMLAEQDIVDDEDAAAILAALDDVEAAGHGELPDAEDVHEAIETAVIERVGPEGGRMHTARSRNDEVATCIRYRLRSDLFEALEAVVGAREQLLDAAADHTETLLPGFTHLQYAQPVTVAHWILSYEGPLARDTERLLAALDTTNQSPLGAAAFAGTPFDVDRERTAELLGFDGTVANSMDATSSRDFLVETTGALTTLATTLSGLAEDLVVYSGRDYLEISDDYASTSSIMPQKKNPDTLEIVRATAGEAQGALQRLLTTLKGLPRSYNIDLQEATPPAWTAVDSVPPALEVATGALTTAEWHDEVLEAEAAAGFSTATGVADRLAMAGVPFRTAHEVVASVAENLDPGQDTPEIAELEAAAERILGEPLTAYVDEEALEATLDPVESVAMRDSPGGPAPEAVTAQIDDARERLAADEAAVAGRRDAVTGALDGLETAVADYV
- the lysW gene encoding lysine biosynthesis protein LysW, translated to MAECVECGAEVTLHDGIEIGEIVDCGTCGAELEVVDTEPPVLETAPELEEDWGE